CGCCTGGATCAGCGAAGTGGTCCGCACGCCGCGACAGTAGCCAATACGCCTGGCGGCACGAGGGCCGCAAAATAGTCGCCTGACACCTCTGGTCAATGTGATTCACTGCACTCTAAGGTTGTAGGACGTTGTATGTGGCATGTGGGACAAGTCGCTATGCCCGACACGTTTTCGCACTGCTGCCCTAGGGCGGCTACCTGAAAGGACAGTGGATTTGAAACTCAAAAAGAGGGAGCCGGCCGGCAGGGCCGGCTCCGTGGGCCGGGTGGCCGCCGCAGGGCTCCTTGGGATGGCGCTGATCGCGGGACCCGGGTTGCCGGCCAGGGCCGAGCCGGCTCCGCCCTCCAATCCGGCAGCCGCCCCGGGCACCTTCGCGGAAGCGAACATTGCCGCGGACCGGACGGCCGCCAATTTCTTTTACCGTATTCCCGCGCTCACCTACCTCGGGAACGACGTTGTACTTGCAGCGTGGGACGGCAGGCCCGGGAGCTCGGCCGACGCGCCGAACCCGAACTCGATCGTGCAGCGCCGCAGTATCGACGGCGGCGCAACGTGGGGTCCTTTGACCGTCATCGCTGCCGGCCATGTGGCTGATGCCAGCGGCCCCAAATACGGGTTCAGTGATCCGTCGTACATCTACGACGCTGAGGCGAACAAAGTGTTCGCCCTGTTCGTTTACTCAAAGGATGCCGGCTTCTCTGCCAGCACCTACGGCAACGACGACGCCGACAGGAATGTCATTTCCTCGGCCGTGGTGGAGTCCGCCGACGAAGGCCGCACCTGGAGCCAGCCCCGGTTCATCACAAGCGTCACGAAACCCGGAAGCAGTAAGACCAACCCGCAGCCGGGTGACGTACGCACCAACTTCGCGGCATCCGGTGAGGGGATCCAGCTCAAGTACGGCGCTCACAAAGGCCGGTTGATTCAGCAGTACTCGGGTTACGTGCGTCAAGCCAACGGTTCGGAACTCTTCCAGGCCTACAGCGTCTATTCAGATGACCATGGCGCAACGTGGCACAAAGGGGCCCCGATCGGCGACCGCATGGACGAGAACAAGACCGTGGAACTCTCCGACGGCAGGGTGCTGCTGAATTCGAGGGACAGCGGGAACGGCGGCTATCGCAAAGTGGCCGTGTCCACCGACGGCGGCGCCAGCTACGGGCCGGTTACGCAGGACACCGAACTGCCGGACCCTGCCAACAACGGGTCAATCTCCCGGATGTACCCGGCCGCACCGGAGGGCTCAGCCGAGGCAAGGAAGCTGATCTTCACCAATTCCAACTCCAAGGCCGCCAGGGAAAACGTCTCGGCGCGGGTGTCCTGTGACGACGGAGCAACGTGGCCCGGTGTCCGCACCATCCGTCCCGGCTTCTCCGCGTATTCAACCATTACCCGCCTGGCCGAGGGCAAGTTCGGCGTCCTGTACGAGGCGAACTACACGGACAACATACAGTTCGCCAGTTTCGACGACGCCTGGCTGAACTATGTCTGCGCTCCCGTGAACGTGCCCGCACAAACCATTGCGCCCGGTGTTGCGCAGCAGGTTCCGGTGACAGTTACCAACCAGGAAGCCCACGTCCTGTCGGGCGCCCGGGCCAGTATCTATACGCCAGCGGGATGGTCCGCCGCCACTGTGGACGTTCCTGACCTTGCAACGGGTAGCTCGGCCACGGTGAACGTCCAGCTCACACCGCCGGCCGGAGCTTCGGGTCCAACTTCCCTCAATGCGGCTTTCACCACTGCCGACGGAAGAGTGTCCCAGTACACGTTCGTTGCCAACAGTCCGGTAGCTCCCCAGGTTGGCCTGACCATCGCAGGCTCAGCGCCGGCACGGGACGTGGCGGCGAACCCGTACAAGGAAGGCGAGGTGCTGTCTTACACCTTCGCGGTCAAGAGCACGTCGAACGTCACGTCCAATGCCGTCCCCCTTTCCGGGACCTTCGAGACCGGGTTCCTGCCGCCGTCGGCCCCTAACTGCCGGTACAACAACCTTGCCGCCGGTGCCAGCTACAACTGCACGACGCCTAAGCACACGCTTACTCCTGAAGACATAGCGCGCGGCTACCTCGTCCCTGTGGCTGAGTTCACCGTCACGGCCTCCGGCAATACGGCACTGACGAAGGCAGTGTCCTTCAAAGGAGCAGCCGTACCGTTGCGGGATGGCCTGCTGGCCGGATCGATCAGCGGTGCCCGGAATGATGCCGGACGTGACCTCGCCGTGCAGCCGTATGCAGCCGGCGAGCAGGTGCCCTACACGTTTACCGTCAGCAACACCGGCCCCCTGGCCGCGGACGTTGTGCCGATTGCCGGCAATTTCTCACCCCTCGTACCCCCGGGCGCGGGAAACTGCCGGTGGCTCAACCTTGCCGCGGGAGGATCCTACGCATGCTCCACACCGCGGCACACCGTGACCCAAAAAGAGGCGGAGGAGGGATTCTTCCGTGCCGACTCCACTTGGACAGTTGCTGCGTCCGGGCAGAGCAGCCGGGAATACCGTGTGGACGGCGGCGAAGTGGACCTCGCGATCCGGAACCCGAAGCTGGACGGCACGATCTCGGCTGAATGGGCCGATGCCGACGGCGACCGCTACGCGAGTGCCGGGGATTCCGTCACCTACACCTACGGCGTGGGAAATGCCGGCAATGTCGCGCTGACCGGCGTCACGGCTACGGATGCCGGCATTTCAGTGGACAGGCTGGGCATCGGGGAGACAGCAACGGCAACCAGGGTGCACATCCTGACTCCCGCAGATATCGCGGCCGGCCAGTTGCCGGCCTCTCCGTTTGCCGCCTCTGCATCCAACGGGTCGCGGAACGTGCGCGTTGACGTGCAGGCCGGAGCGGTGGCCCTGCGGCTTCAGCCAGCCAAACCGGCGGCCGTTCCGGTGTTGACGGTCCAGGATTTCGACGGGCAGGTTCCGCCCGTCGACCTGGACACCAATGAAAAATACCGTAACGGCGAGAAGGTGACGCTCCGCGGCCTTCCCCACGGCCAGTGGTATTACGTCTACCTGAACAAGCACGGCTTCCGCCTCGGCTGGATCTTTCCCACCACGGCGGACACGGTGGAGTTCCTCCTGCCCTCCACTGTGCAGAACGGGCGGGACGACGTGGTGGTCCTGGATTCCGAAGGGAAGCAGGTTTCCTTTGACCGACTTCAGGTCACACCGAAAGGGTCCATCGGCTGACGTGGAGCAAGCAGAGTGACCGCGTCGTGAACCGTGGCGCCGGGCGGGCGGGAAACCGCCCGCCCGGCGTCGCGGTTTTCCCTTCCGGGCTTCTCGCTGTGCCCGGTCGGAGCCTCGAATGACAAAAGTACAACGACTGTTGTGTCCTATGTCATATTTGGCTCTCACTCTGTACTGTTTGACTCGGCTGGTCTCGCCGGATGACAGGAACTGTCGATTCGGCTGCCTCTTTCCCAGCTGACCGAGACCGGCCGCACGCCGGACCCGTACCTCATGAAAGGTTTCAGTCGCTCGTGAAATCAAAAGGAACAAGCCTTGTCCGGGTCGGGGGACTCCGGAAGGCGGCAGCACTGGCTGTTGGCCTCCCGCTGCTTCTCTCCTCCGTCGCAGTGGGTCCCGCTACCGCGGCGCCTGCCGAACCCAGCGGAGTCGAACAGGCCAAAAACGTCAACCCGACAGACTACAAGGACGGCCGTTACATCGTGGTCCTCGCCGAGAAAGCCGCGGCAGCGTACGACGGCGGAACGGCCGGCATAGCGGCAACCAAGCCGCAACAGGGCCGCAAACTTGATTCCGGCAGCCAGAACTACAAGGCCTACGACGCGCACCTCCGCAAGACCCAGCGGGAGGTCGCGTCCAAGCAGGGCGTCACCCCGTCCAAGCAGTTCACAGGCGCGCTCAACGGCTTCGTGGCTGAGCTCACGGCGGTGCAGGCAGCCGAGCTTGCCAAGGACAGCAACGTGCTTGTGGTGGCACCGGACGTGGAGAACGCCCCGGATTACACCACCACCGACTTCCTGAAGCTCACAGGCAGCGACGGCGCCTGGGCAAAGCAGTTCGGCGGCGAATCCGGAGCCGGCAAGGGCGTGGTGGTCGGTGTGATCGACTCCGGCTACGCCCCGGACAATCCCTTCCTGCAGGGGGATGCAGTGCAGCCGCTCAAGGGCAAGGCACAGGTGGGCGTCCCGTATCTCACCGCGGACGGCAAGATCGCCATGCTCAAGTCGGACGGCACGACTTTCCAGGGCGAATGCCAGAAGGGCATCGAATCAGGGGCATCCTTCGACGGAACCCTCTGCAACTCCAAGGTGGTCAGCGCCCGCTACTTCGCCGACTCCTTCCGTCAGTACGTGACACCCGAACACCGAGCCCCGGAGGAACTGATCTCCCCGGTGGACGTGGGCAGCCATGGCACACACACGGCCACCACCGCCGCCGGCAACGCCAACGTGGAACAGGTGATCGACGGCGCCAGCTTCGGCAAAAGCTCCGGCGTCGCCCCGGCAGCGAAAGTCTCCGTCTACAAGGTCTGCTGGGAAGACGACAATCCCAACACCGGCGGCTGCTATTCGTCCGCCTCGGTCGAAGCCGTTGACGCAGCCATTAAGGACGGCGTGGACGTCCTTAACTACTCCATTTCCGGCAACACCAACAGCACGACTGATCCCGTGGCCCTGGCGTTCCTGAATGCGGCTGCCGCAGGCGTGTTCGTCTCGGCATCGGCAGGCAACTCCGGCCCCGCCGTCTCCACGGTGAACCACGCCTCGCCGTGGCTGACCACCGTCGCGGCCTCGACATTCCCCAGCGACCTGCTCGGCACGGTGAAGGTGTCCGACGGCAGCATGTTCCGGGGCGCGTCCATCATGAAATCGGAAGTCAAGGACGCCGCCGTGGTGGTGGCCGCCGACGCAGCTGCACCGGATGCGCCTACTGCCGCGAACCTTTGCGGCCCGGGAACGCTGGACGCCGCCAAGGTCACCGGCAAGGTGGTGGTCTGTGACCGCGGTGTCGTGGACCGGACGGCGAAGAGCCTTGAGGTCCAGGCGAAGGGCGGCGTTGGCATGATCCTGGTCAACCTGACCTCCAGCTCCGAGGACGCGGACAACCATGTCGTGCCCACCGTCCACGTCAATGCCCCCAAGAGCCTGGAACTGAAGTCCAAGCTTTCTGCCAAGCCGGCGCTCACGGTGAGCCTCGTCAAGGGCGATCTCACCGGCGAGCCATTGCCGCCGGCACCCCAAGTGGCCGGCTTCTCCTCTCGGGGCCCGAGCCTGGCCTCCGGCGGGGACCTCCTGAAGCCGGACATCTCCGCTCCCGGCGTGAATGTCCTCGCGGGCGTTTCCACCATCGGCAACAACGGCGCACAGTTCGGCTTCATGTCCGGAACCTCCATGGCTGCCCCGCATATTGCGGGATTCGGAGCCCTGGTGCTCAGCAAGCAGCCCACCTGGTCGCCTGCCATGGTCAAGTCCGCCATGATGACCACCGCCTACCCGCTGGTCAACGCGGACGGCACTCCCAACCGGAACCCGTTTGAAGGCGGCGCAGGGCACATTGACGCCACCCGCGTGCTGGATCCGGGCCTCGTGTACAACTCGGACATCAAGCAGTGGCTGGCCTTCCTGAACGGCCAGGGCGTGGAGACCGGTGCACCACAGGCCGGCAGCATTGCCGCACGCAACCTCAACCTGCCGTCCATTGCCCTGGGCAGCCTCGTGGGCGAGATCCAGGTCAAGCGCCAGCTCACTGCGCTGGTCCCGGGGAGCTACCGGCCCGCTGTGGACATGCCCGGTGTCGGTGTCCATGTGGAGCCGCAGGTGCTGAACTTCGCCAAGGCGGGGCAGACCCGTGAGGTCACCATCACCATCAAGAACGTCAGCGCACCGGTGGGCAAGTTCACTACGGGCACACTGACGTGGAAGGGGCCGCGCACGGTCAGCTCGCCCATTGCGGTCCGTCCGGTGGACGCCCAGATTGCGCCGTCGTTCTCCTTCAGCTCCGCGACCGGCACGGGCAGCGGCACCCTGGACCTGGTCTCCGGCTCGGATTCGCCCATCGCGGTGGGTGTTGAAGGGCTTGCACCGCTGTCCGAGACGGCCATCACCAAAACGCCCGGCGCTTACGCTGCAAAAAATGACGAACACAACGCACTCGTCAAGGTGGAGGTGCCCGCCGGTGCGACTTTCGCGCGGCTGGGCGTCCAGGCCGAATCGGACGACGTTGACTGGGACATGGTGGTTTACGCGCCCAACGGAAGCGGAGGCCTCGTGGCCACCCAGGTGGCAACGGCGTCGACCAGCGAGTTCCTGGACCTGGAATCGCCCCGTGCGGGCACCTACTACATCGTGGCGAACCTCTACTCCACCCCGGACAACGGGCCCGCGTCCGCGGTCGTCCAGACGGTCTCGTTCCCCGGAAAGCCGGAGACGAAGCTCGCCGTCAACCCGAATCCGATCATTGCCCCCAACGGTACGGCCACCACGGCGACAGCCAGCTGGACCGGCCTGGCACCGGGGTCCTACCTGGGCCGGCTGAGCCTGGGCGGAAACGGGATCAGGACGTGGATCAGCGTCAAGGTGGGCACCGGCACGGCGGCTGCCCCGGCCGGTGCCCCGGCGGTCACCCCCGTCGATGCCGTACCGGGGACCTAGCCCGGAACACCCTCAGCAAGTAAGAGAGCGTCATCAGGAACGTCCCGGTAGCCGCAAGGCTCCCGGGACGTTCCTGCGTTTGTGCCGGTCCTCTGTGGCTGGCTGCCAGTGGACCGCCGCGGAGCTCTGGCCGGTCAGGTCTGGCCGGTGGATCCGGGCGTGCCCCCGAACAAGGGGGCGAGGGAGCGCCACCGCGCAATCTCGCAGCCGTCGGTCAGGCTGAAGCGGCTGTGGACAGGGCGGCCGTGGAACGTCCCCGTAACGATGGCCACCTGCGGGCCGCCGTACTGCTGGGTGCACATCATGTCCCGCCGCCGGGGCACGAAGAACACTTCGTCGCCGAAACGTTCGACGGCGGCTAGCGCCGCGGCGGGGTCCGGCAGCGTTGACCCGTTCATGGCGGCGGCCTGCGGCGTTACCCCGTGGCGCACCACGAGGCGGAACTCGTGCTCCGGAGCGCCCGGCACCTCGGTCAACCGGACAGTCAGATCCACGTCGGCGGTCATCAGCTGCCCCGGACCTCGTCGATCAGTGGTGCCAGGGCCCCGAGCAACCGCCCCCGCAGCACCTGCGCCTCCGCGGAGAACGCCCGCTGGTGTTCAACGTACTCCGCCTTGCCGGCGGCTGTTTCGATCGGGATGGGCGGGTAACCCCACTCTTCGAGGTCGTACGGGGAGGCCTGCATGTCCATGGCCCGGACCCGCCAGGACAGTTCGAAGCAGTCCATGACGAGTTCACTGGGCAGGGCGGGCGCCAGCTTGTATGCCCATTTGTAGAGGTCCATGTTGGCGTGCAGGCATCCCGGCTGCTCCATGGCGCGCTGGTTTTCCCGGCTCGGAGCGAGTTCGTTCAGGGGCGTGGCATCCGGCGTGTAGAAGCGGAAAGCGTCAAAGTGCGAGCACCGGATCCGGTTGTCCTCCACCACACGGTCAGTGCCCTGTGACCCGAGGCGCAGCTGCAGGTATTCGTGGCGCAGTTCAAACTTGTCCTGGTGGTACACCATCGCCCACTCGTGCAGCCCGAAGCAGCCAAACTGGGCAGGCCGCGTTGCCGTGCCGCGCAGGATGATTTCGGCGAACTGCAGCGCCTCCTTGCGCTCGGCCAGAAAAGCTGCGAGGTCAACGGTTGCGGCGGTGGTCCCCGCCGAAAGGCCGGCGGCGGCGAGGTCGCCGTCGTCGAGCTTCCGGTAGTACTTCCAATCGGCGCGGGCGGCTGCCTCAGCCCCCGTAAGGACCACTCCGGCACCCGGGTGCCAGCGCAGCAGCTGGCCCGGCTTTTGCGTGTAATACGTGAAGAGGAAATCCTCAACGGGGTGTTTCCTGCCGGCGGAGCGGCGGGCAAGGTAGGGGTCGGCGTAACGCCTGACCCGGGCCTGGTGGTCTGCTTCGTGCTGTTTCCAGCTGTCCGCCGGCAGCACCGTTTGCCGGCCGTGCTTCAGAATCTGCATCAGCCTAGGAAGCTCCGCCCGCGGACCCCAAGATGTCCTTGGCCGAATTCCACAGGCCGATCTCGCAGCCGTCTTTGCGGCCAAAGGACGAATCCACCGGTGTGTCATCCACGATCCCGGTGACCGTGGCCTCCTGCGGGCCGCCGTACTGCTGGGTGCAGGCCTGGTCCGTGGCTCGGGGCGCAGGGCTGAGCACGGCAGGGTTCTCCTTGAGCGTGGTGCAGGCCGCCGCGGCTGAGGGGTGGCTGCTTTCAGCTGTCGGAACGCCGTCCTTGCATACCAAGGTGTAGTTGAGGGCCGCTTCCGATTCCGACGGCTTGACCATGATGGCGAGCTCGGCGTTCCCCTTGCCCGGGCCTGACGTAGATGGCGCCGCGGTCGGTGGAGGCGAGGGGGCCGGGACAGTCGTTTCGGTGTCAGGCGACTGCGTGGCCGTGGGACCGGCGGTACTCGAAGTGGCCGAGGGCGAAGGAGTCGGACCGCCCCCGCCGCCGCCCGGCGAACAGGCGGCGAGACCGGCAACGGATACCAGAACGAGTGCGTGAATCCATGCCTTACGCATTGCCGGTCCTCCTCATTTTGGTCCATTCTATCGCCGGAGCCGCACGGTGAACCCTGCCGTTCGGCCCGGGGTCCCGGGCTGCGGCCCACTGCGGCACCGGCGAACCGGCCGGCGCGGAGATCAAGGGAGATTAAAACTGTCCGGAAGATCTCGATTCCGCAGCCCCACTCCGGTATGTTTCTCCCATCACTGGATGTATGGCCTCACGCCCACGTTGCGCCGATGTGGACGGATACATCCGGGAGGTGGGACCGGCTACGCCACCGGTCCGGCAACCTAGGAGGCAGTTTGTCATGACTTACCCGCCTGTCGGCTCCCGCGATCACCGCAGAAATTCAGCCACCCGCCTCGCCGCCGTCGTCGCTTTGGGAATTTCCCTGATGATCGGCCAGGGGCTGGCGGCTCCGGCCTGGGCGGCCGCCGATCCCGCAGCGGAAGAAACGCCGTCTTTGGACGCCGGCCGCTACATTGTCATGCTGAAGGACAGGCCCCTTGCGGCCTACACCGGTGGCGTCGAGGGCATTCCGGGCACCGCCGCGTCCAACGGCAGGAAGCTCGACGCCGACAGCGCTGAGTCCCGGCGCTACTCGGCACACCTGGAGGCAGAGCAGAGCAGGCTGGCCGCGGCGGAAGGCGTGGCCATCGACGACAGTTACACGCTGGCAGTGAACGGCTTCAGTGCGGAGCTGACCGCGGAGCAGGCAAACGCATTAACGAAGGACGGAAACGTCCTTGCTGTCGTTAAGGACAGCCAGTACAAGATCGACTACTCGAGCACCGAGTTCCTGGGCCTGCCGGGTCCCGGGGGAGTCTGGGCCGAACAGTTTGGTGGCGACGCCAACGCGGGCAAAGGCACGGTGGTGGGCGTACTCGATACGGGCTACACGCCCGGTAACCCGTTCTTTGCCGGGGAACAGGTGAAGCCGCTGTCGGGAGCTCCCCATGTGGGCGAACCGTACCTGTCGGCCGGAAACCAGATCACCATGCTGAAAGCGGACGGAAGCACGTTCGCAGGCGTCTGTCAGGCGGGTGACCAATTCGCCGGAACTGAATGCAACAGCAAGGTCATTGGGGCCCGGTACTACGACGCGGCCTTCAAGTCCGCCGTCCCTCCGGGCCTGCGCTCGCCGAAGGAAACGTACTCGCCCGTGGACATCAACAACCACGGTTCCCATACCGCCAGCACCGCCGCGGGCAACAGCGACGTCAGCCAGGCTGTCGGCGGCAGGGACTTCGGCAAGGGATCGGGTGTTGCCCCCGCGGCGAAGCTCGCCATCTACAAGGTCTGCTGGGAGGGTGTCAGCCCTGCAACCACCGGCTGCTTCGCTTCCAGCGGCGTGGAAGCCATCGAGGATGCCATCAGGGACGGCGTCGACGTCCTGAGCTATTCCATCTCCGGAACCAACAATTCGACGGTCGACCCGGTGTCCATCGCCTTCCTGAATGCCGCGGCGGCAGGAATCTTCGTGGCTGCGTCGGCCGGCAACTCAGGCCCGGCCGCCAGTACCGTGAACCATGCTGCTCCCTGGATGACCAGCGTGGCGGCCTCCACCCACAGCAGCAGCCTCCGCGGCACGGTGGAGTTGTCCAGCGGCGACAAGTTCGCCGGTGCCAGCATCATGTCCACTGAAGTCGCGAATGCGCCCATCGCGCTCGCCGCGGCTGTCAAGACGGCCGACGCCGTCGATGCCAACGCCGCCCTGTGCGCGCCAGGCACTTTGGACCCGGCCAAAACCGCCGGCAAGATCGTGGTCTGCGACCGGGGCGTGGTGGACCGGACGGCCAAGAGCATGACCGTGGCCCAGGCAGGCGGCGTAGGCATGGTCCTGGTCAACCTGACGCCCAACTCGCTGGACGTGGACCTGCACAGCGTTCCCACGGTCCACCTCGACGACCCCGCCATCAAGGAGGCGGTCGGGACTGATGCGGCGTTGACTGCGAGCCTGGTGGCCACTGACACCACGGGACTGGACCCGCCGCCGGTCCCGCAGATCGCGGGTTTCTCCTCCCGCGGGCCCACCCTTGCGGCCAACGGTGATCTCCTGAAACCGGACATTGCAGCTCCGGGGGTAGGCGTGCTGGCGGCTGTCTCGCCTGCCGGGTCCAACGGCCAGAACTTCGGGTTCCTGTCCGGAACGTCCATGGCAGCGCCGCATATTGCGGGATTCGGGGCATTGTTGCTGGGCAAGAACCCGTTGTGGTCCGCGGCGACGGTGAAGTCAGCGATGATGACCACGGCCTACGATCTCGTGGACGCGGAAGGATCCCCGGTCCATGACGTCTTCGCCCAGGGCGCTGGACAGATCGATCCGGCCCGGATCGCAACGCCCGGACTGGTGTATGACGCCGGCCCCAGCGACTGGCTCGGCTTCCTGCAGGGCCTGGGCTATCAGCTGGGAGTTGCCCCGCTGGCTGCCAAGGACGTCAACCTGCCGTCCATCGCGCTCGGTGGCCTCACCGGCACCCAAACCGTCACCCGGACGGTGACGGCGTTGACGGCCGGCAGCTACCGTGCAGAGGTCGATGTTTCCGGGATCACGGCTGAGGTGACGCCGGACGTGCTGACCCTGGCAGAAGGCGAGAAAGCCACGTTCACGGTGCAGTTCACGAACTCCGGTGCAGCCCTCGACGCCTTTGTTGGCGGGTCACTTACCTGGAGCTCGGACGAGGCCGTGGTCCGTTCGCCGGTTGCCATCCGTTCGGTGACCGCTGTTGCGCCGGCTGTCGTCAATGCCTCGTCCGCCGGCGGAAGCGGCAGCATCGTCATCCCGGTAACGTCCGGCAGTCCCGAGCCCATCGATGTGACCGTGAAGGGTCTTGCCAAGGCCAGCTCGACGGCGATCAGCCTGGTTCCCGGGCCCTACACCGGTGTCAAGGACGCATCGAACGACGTTCAGATCGTGAATGTGCCGGCAGGTTCTTCCCTTGCGAGGTTTGCGGTCAACTCCGCCAATCCGGCAGCGGACTTCGATCTTTACGTGGTCTCGCCGGCCGGCCTGCTTTATCCAGGGGCCACGCCTGCAGCCAACGAGGCAGTCTCCATTCCCGACCCGGTGGCGGGCGACTGGAAGGTGACCACCAACCTGTTCGCCAGCCCCGGCGGCGCGGCGACGGCAGCTTCGGTTGAAGCGATGGTTCTCGCCGGCGACGCCGGAAACCTCACGGTCAGTCCGAACCCGCTCGCCATTGAAAACGGCGCCACCGGTGAGCTCACTGCCACCTGGACCGGACTTGAGGCCGGCAACTGGGTGGGCTTGATCAAGTACGGTACGGGACCGTCAACCCAACTGAACGTGGCCGTGACAGCGCCTTGAGTTGCGGACGCGGGATAACCGCGGGGCCGGGCTAGGCCCCGGCGGTGTCCCGTCCAGTCGCATCGCGTTCGGCCGCGGCCCTGGTGGCAGCGATCAGGTCGGTCATTGCCTGGTGGAGTGCCCCCACCTGGCCGCGCGTCAGGCCAAGGCGCTCCATCATGGTTCCCGGAACCGCCGTCGCCCGCTGCCGGAGGGCCGCGCCGCTCGGGGTGAGCCCGACGGCAAGGGCCCGCTCGTTTCCGGCAGCGCGGCCGCGGGTGATGTAGCCGGCCGCTTCGAGGCGGCGCAACAGCGGCGAGATGGTGGCTGGCTCCTGGGCCAGTGCATCGCTGATGTCCCGGACCGAGCGCGGGCTGGACTCCCAGAGGCAGAGCATCACAAGGTACTGCGGGTGGGTCAGCCCGAGGGTGTCCAGCACCGGTTTGTAGGCGCCCACGACGCTGCGGGACGCAACTGTCAAAGCGAAGCAGAGCTGGTGTTCCAACAGGAGGTCTTCATCAGACGCTTCGATGGGCGCGGCCGAGCGCTGATTCATCTTCTTCTCCTCAATCGTTAGTGGGCTAATGATTAGCGTACACTGGATTGGACGAGACCGTTCTGAAGGGAATCCACAATGGCCAACAAGGAAAACGCCGCCCAAAGGTTCATGCGTGCAACAGGCAAGCTCCGGGCCATCTTCGGGCCGGCCAACCGCAGTTCCTTGGGCCATGAGATGACCGACGAGAACAAGGCCCTCCTTGCCCGGCGCGAAGCGGAGACCCAGCAATGGGAAACCATGCGCAGGCCGGATGGCAGCACTTACGTGGTGCCCAGGAACCCGGAGGACAAGTCCCTTCGCTAGGCCGCCGACAGCCCTGACGCCCGGGGCCTTTTTCGCTTCCCGGGCGTAAAATATGGGCACAGGTACCAACCGGCCAATGCATCACTGCTTGACCCGAAAAAGGGAAAGGGGGTGGGAATTGTGGCAAAGGCGATACAGCGCTTCATGAGCAAGACCGACAAGTTGCGGTTCTTTTTCGGGCCCGCCACG
Above is a window of Arthrobacter sp. FB24 DNA encoding:
- a CDS encoding S8 family serine peptidase, which gives rise to MTYPPVGSRDHRRNSATRLAAVVALGISLMIGQGLAAPAWAAADPAAEETPSLDAGRYIVMLKDRPLAAYTGGVEGIPGTAASNGRKLDADSAESRRYSAHLEAEQSRLAAAEGVAIDDSYTLAVNGFSAELTAEQANALTKDGNVLAVVKDSQYKIDYSSTEFLGLPGPGGVWAEQFGGDANAGKGTVVGVLDTGYTPGNPFFAGEQVKPLSGAPHVGEPYLSAGNQITMLKADGSTFAGVCQAGDQFAGTECNSKVIGARYYDAAFKSAVPPGLRSPKETYSPVDINNHGSHTASTAAGNSDVSQAVGGRDFGKGSGVAPAAKLAIYKVCWEGVSPATTGCFASSGVEAIEDAIRDGVDVLSYSISGTNNSTVDPVSIAFLNAAAAGIFVAASAGNSGPAASTVNHAAPWMTSVAASTHSSSLRGTVELSSGDKFAGASIMSTEVANAPIALAAAVKTADAVDANAALCAPGTLDPAKTAGKIVVCDRGVVDRTAKSMTVAQAGGVGMVLVNLTPNSLDVDLHSVPTVHLDDPAIKEAVGTDAALTASLVATDTTGLDPPPVPQIAGFSSRGPTLAANGDLLKPDIAAPGVGVLAAVSPAGSNGQNFGFLSGTSMAAPHIAGFGALLLGKNPLWSAATVKSAMMTTAYDLVDAEGSPVHDVFAQGAGQIDPARIATPGLVYDAGPSDWLGFLQGLGYQLGVAPLAAKDVNLPSIALGGLTGTQTVTRTVTALTAGSYRAEVDVSGITAEVTPDVLTLAEGEKATFTVQFTNSGAALDAFVGGSLTWSSDEAVVRSPVAIRSVTAVAPAVVNASSAGGSGSIVIPVTSGSPEPIDVTVKGLAKASSTAISLVPGPYTGVKDASNDVQIVNVPAGSSLARFAVNSANPAADFDLYVVSPAGLLYPGATPAANEAVSIPDPVAGDWKVTTNLFASPGGAATAASVEAMVLAGDAGNLTVSPNPLAIENGATGELTATWTGLEAGNWVGLIKYGTGPSTQLNVAVTAP
- a CDS encoding MarR family winged helix-turn-helix transcriptional regulator: MNQRSAAPIEASDEDLLLEHQLCFALTVASRSVVGAYKPVLDTLGLTHPQYLVMLCLWESSPRSVRDISDALAQEPATISPLLRRLEAAGYITRGRAAGNERALAVGLTPSGAALRQRATAVPGTMMERLGLTRGQVGALHQAMTDLIAATRAAAERDATGRDTAGA